The DNA region TGAAAAGATAGTTCCTGCTGTACCTAGACCAACAAAAACTGCATATACAGTTCCCACGGGAAGTTTTCGTCCTGCCATAATCATTACATAGAAGCTGATGATGATAGCAATAACAGTTCCAGCCCAAGTCCAAAAGTCATCCGCGTGTTTCAATCCAATAACCCAAAATACTTCAAAAAAAGCAGCAACAAATACTTTAATCCAGTCTTTATTCATCTAAAAGATACCTCCAATTTTATTCTTACCAAAAAAAAACAAAAAAAAGCCTAAGAGATAACTGTTAAACAGTTTCTCCCAGGCTTTTATCCTTCCGTGACACAGCAAAGCTGTGAGTTTTCTCTCGGACCAGACCAACAATAAGTTACGGAACCCTAGAAAACATTTAAATTATACAATTACTTATATTCTACATACATCTCATATTATTTCAAGAGTTAAATTTTAGCAAAGTCTTTGGTGGTTGATAAGATTGTGAAGGAATGCACTTAAACTAAAGGGAGCGATACTTGAGGAACCAGCTGCCATTTTGGTGGCTTATCTTATTGTGCTAACGGTGCAGGTTAGTTAATTTAGAGATAAAAGCCTTATTACAGTAATGGTTATTTTTGGAGTTGTGCAAATAGTGTATGTTATTATTTTGGTAAGAAAAATAATTAAATTACTACATTTCAGCGTAATAACATGAAATAAGGTGGTGGAAAAATGGATAATCAAATAAAATTGGCATTTGAAAAATCAAAATCGGGCGATAAAGATGAGAGTTATGAAGCCTATCAAAATATTTTAAATGCAACTGATCAACAAGTTGATTGGGCTTACGAGGTATGGAATCAACTAATAGAGGACTTAACTCATAAAGATAACCATCAACGCTCTCGTGCAGCACAATATTTAGCCAATCTAGCTAAAAGCGACCCAGAGATGAGAATTATGAAAGATTTCCCTAAATTGTGGGAGGTAACAAAAGATGAAAAGTTTGTTACGGCTAGACATAGTCTCCAATCTATATGGAAAGTCGGAATTGCAGGTACAGCCCAAAAAGAAATGGTTATGGAGTTTATGGTTGAACGCTTTAAAAAATGTGCAGATGAAAAGAATTTTACTTTAATTCGTAATGACATTATTCAAAACATGAAAAATTTATATGACTATTTCAATGATGAGTTTATTAAACAAACGGCTCTGGATTTAATTGATACGGTTGACGACAAAAAATACAAAAAAAAATATATGGATATATGGAAGTAGTTTAACTATTTAAAGATTATAAAGCTGAAGATATGAGTGTCTTCAGCTTTATAATCTTTATTCTAGTTGTAATATACTTTTTTAAAATACAGATCTATTTATTGAATAGTACATGGATATTACTCATGCAACAACTACTTTTTCGCTACTTTGTGAAATTATACACTTAAAGTAACGGGTGCAATAGTTGAAAATAAGGGTTGCTATGATCTTCCACAATCGGGCCATTTTGTTAGATTAATAAATAATTTTATGAATGATACTAGAAATAAAGTTTTCCCTGAATAGTGAGGTGAATAGAGAAAATGTATGAAGAATATAGTAGACAATCTTTACCGTCAAGGAAGTATAGAGAATTGTTAGGAAGTGCAATCTGTGTTTTCAACTCTAACAATGCATTTATCATTGAAAATATACTTAGAAATGATGAGAATAACAGGTTTCATTGGCACGAATTAATTGATTATACTTCAGGTGAACTTAGTCAACCAATAAAGGAAACTATAACTAAGTTTTCAGATACAAAAATTACTTCTCGGTTTTCTGAAGTTATTGAAATGAGGAATAGAATTATTCACAGTTTTCAAATAACTGATGATGGTAAACAGACTTTAGCTACAAAACGTAAGAACGGAGAACAGTTTATTATTACAGAGGATTACCTGTATAATTTTATTAAAAAGAACGAAGAATTAAGTGTCCTCCTTCATGAATTTAGAGGTTATTAGTTCTATCAAGAAAAGGGCGCCTTTCTTGAATAAGAAGGCGTCTCTTTCTAATCAATCAGATTTTGCAGCAACAAAATTAAATTGGAGTTATTTTAAGTTGTAGAAGAGATTGTGAAGGATTCTACTTAAACTATCGGGTGCGTTTACTTAATAAGCAAAACGGGTCCATAATAAAATTTGCATTTTGCATTCTCAAAAGGAAAAATACCGGTAGGCTATAACTTTTACGTTGAAACTTTATTGGCTTTATCAATTAGGAGGCAATATGAGTGTAGGTAAACAGATAATATTAAGTTTATCAATATATGCAGTATCCGCAGTAATAATAGGTGGGTTACTTTGGTATTTTAATCCTTCTCTAAATGAATATCTTAAGAGTGCAATTACTGCTTCTCCTATTTTAATATCCCTTGATTAAAACAAAACACGATGATTAATATCAGGATGACTTCCTTGTTAACTAAACAAAAGATAAGGTTCTTACTCAGCGAACGGGTGCTTGAGTTTAACAAAGAGTCGCAGCTGCGGCTCTTTGTTAAACTAGAGGTTGAGACGTTTTAAGATTCTAAGGTAATTGAAATTTAAGGGATGTGAAACCGTTCAATCCTTTCATTATCCACCGTTTTTATTCATTTTTCTTTTTGGATTCAATCATATACCTTAGTGCAACAACATAATTTTTTACAGAGTTTTTCTTATACTGTCTTTCAATCTCAGCTAGCATAGTAGCGGTAATGGTGGATTCTCCATTGTATATTCCTCTATTAATAAGACCGTTACCACGCCCAATATAATCTTTAATCGAGCTTTCCCCCAACTTACATACCTGCCTTAAAAACTTTTCATATTTCATTAAAAACTCTTGAATATTCATTTTTAAGCTCAACTCCTATCATTGATTTAATGTTAAATATATCTCTTTTCCACACTAAAAATACCCCACTGGGCTATAACATATCCCATCAGTGGATAGAAGCATAGCGGCAAGACTGTCTATCTGTGTTCCTGCTCTGTACTCGCCAAACGGGACTCCACCCTTCCCTATATAACTATGAAGGGAAACAACCGCATCCAGAACACAAAAAAGGAACTGACTATCCTGCGTATCTTCTTGTTTTCGCAAACTCTGTATTGTTAAGAAATGTACGTAAAGTATATGGGGGCGTTTGTGGAAAATCATAAGCCTAATTTCTCGCTAAAAATACGGAGGAATTAAGCTTTTTTATGTTTTTAGAACCTTAACGTTGTAAATGCAGTTTCCTGAAATTACCCCATTGGTTAACACGATGGCTACAAGTGGTAAATCCCATGGCAAGCCCTGGTAAAAAAGGTGGCAGAAGCGGTACATTCTTATGGCTGTAATCATCCTGGTCCCTCTAAACTATTTTTTCTCCCAACCTGTCCTTTTCACCTACTTTTATGTATATAGAAGGTGAAAGGAGGTGATTGAAATGGCAGAAACACTTTTAGCAGAGTCGAAGCTGCGTTTGGTTTTCCAGGCAGGGATTGATGAAGATGGCAAGCCAATCCTAAAAGCCAAGACCTTTGGAAACGTCAACAAAGCAGTAACAGCGGATCAGCTTTACCAGGTTACACAGGCAGTCGTTAGTTTATCTGGCGACGAACTTAGCGGCGCGCAACGTATGGACAGCTTGGATCTTTTAGCGTAATGGTAGAAAAAATCTCAAATGATAGGAGGTGAACAAAATGGCAAAAACACTAGAATTGCAGTTTGTGACCGAGGGTGGGAACAACGCTAGACTTACAGTGGATAACCCGAAGGAACCGATTGAGGAAGCTGTCGTTAAACAAGCGATGGAAGCGATTATCGCAGCTGAAGTATTCTTCACATCAGGAGGTAAATTCGTCACTGCCAAAGGAGCACGTGTCATCGAACGCAACGTAACCGATTATGAACTTGTTTAATAAAGTTAGAGGCCGGATTCAGCGATGGAGCCGGTCTCTTTCTACAATAAAGGCTCTGTTATTATTCATTGTTGATTTTCGTTTAGGGATGAGAATTCATAAGCGGAGAATTTCCGGCTAATGTATATAGAGGAAGCTTAAGAGACAGATATAAGCGGAGATATTCCGATTAACTCCTCTAAATAAGACAAAATCCAAATATTTTGATAATATAACCGGAAAAACTTCCTCTATTTTAAAGGAAATATGGGTATTTCCCAATTTAAACGGAATTTTACCGCTTATTTTCAAATGTAGTGAAATCAACATTCAGTCATAACAGAGTTAAAATAAAAGAAAGGAGAAAAAACATATGGAGCAGATCATTCCCTTCATTAGTGAAGTCGGATTCCCAATCGTTGTGACGCTCTACTTGCTGCATCGAATTGAATCAAAACTCGATGTCGTCGTCCAATCGATTCAGAATCTACCTGAGCGGATGAAATGAAATTAGTCGAGGTTAAGGGGTTTTGCACTAACAACAGGTGACACAGGCAAGTTGAAATCCCCTGTTCTTCGACTGGAAGTCTTACCTGGTTCATCTATAGACCGTAAATCCGGACCACTTTTTTACCCGTTATTACAAACAATCCTCTCGACAGCCTTCACGCGCCAAAAATCACTCAAACCCCTCCATAACAACAAAAACAGCAAAACTAATTAAACGTTTGATTAGCGGAAAATAGACTAACTAATCGATTGATTAGATATATGCAAAACCCTTTAATTAAACGAACTAAGTCCAGTTTGATAGAAAAATCTCTGTCGACTATAGGTCCCATTTTTCGATAACTTTCCTCAATATTAATCTATAAAAACTAGTAACCTACAAAAATCAACACGTTTTGATACTACACAAACGATTGATTAAAACCATCCAACCAGCGATAAATAGAGAGTTTCTATTAGAAAATGCGTCGAAACATGTCCCTCCAGTACACAGCAAATTCTTCTAACCCAGCACCAAAAGTTCGATGAAACATGAGAAAGTGCCGAACCAAGACAGTAGAAAAAAGCCACCTGGACCTCCCCCCATCCACACACGATTAAACATAAATAGACCTATCTTTCTATTATTTTCATAGAAAGGATAGGTCATTTTTGTGAAGATTGAAACTTATTCGCTTAACTTGATGGCTATGGTAAAGGCACTGGAATTTTGTCATATTACTCTATGAGTACAACTCGGATCTGCTTCATTAAACCCGCTACAAGATCCTTATCAACAGCACCCGTTGATTCTTCCATGGCGTTGGCTGTGCCACAAGCAGCAGCAAAGGCGATTGTTTTTTTAATATCATATCCTCTTAAAATCCCAACTGCAAAACCTGCAACCATGCTGTCACCTGATCCGACTGGGTTTTTAACCACGACGTTGGGGAGGTGGACACGATACACCTGCTTTTTATGTACGACAAGGCTCCCCTCGCCTCCAAGAGAGACAACTACGGTTGGAATCTGTTCTGCTAGTTCTTTTGCTACAGCAATCAAGTCCTCTTCGTTCTGAAGTGACTTGCCCGCATAAGATTCAAGTTCCTCTTGGTTCGGCTTAATAAGACTCGGAGAAGCCTTAATCCCCTCGCGAAGTGCCTCCCCACTCGTGTCGAGCAAGAAGGGGATGTTCTTTTCCCTAGTTAATTCGATAATCCTTGCATAGAGATCAACGGGCATCCCTCTCATTAGACTTCCCGAAGCCACGACCACGGACGTTTGGTTCAGCAGTGTTTCATAGTGCAAAAGAAAATTGGCAACATCCTCGTTTCGTGCTATAGGTCCTGATTCAAGGATTTCCGTTTGCCCGCCATCCTGTGAGAGAACGGCGATGCAGCTTCTTGTCTCCCCTTCAATCCCAAGGAATTGATGTGAAATTCCAGCATGATCTAGCTCCGCTTCGATAACCCCCCCGCTTTTTCCCCCGAGAAGCCCTGTCGCTATCACGGGGGCTTCCAGGCAATGGGCGACACGCGTCACATTTAGCCCTTTTCC from Neobacillus sp. FSL H8-0543 includes:
- a CDS encoding multidrug efflux SMR transporter; amino-acid sequence: MNKDWIKVFVAAFFEVFWVIGLKHADDFWTWAGTVIAIIISFYVMIMAGRKLPVGTVYAVFVGLGTAGTIFSEILFFGEPFKVEKVLLILLLLAGVIGLKLVTKDKNQEGADS
- a CDS encoding selenium binding protein, yielding MYEEYSRQSLPSRKYRELLGSAICVFNSNNAFIIENILRNDENNRFHWHELIDYTSGELSQPIKETITKFSDTKITSRFSEVIEMRNRIIHSFQITDDGKQTLATKRKNGEQFIITEDYLYNFIKKNEELSVLLHEFRGY
- a CDS encoding DUF1659 domain-containing protein, whose product is MAETLLAESKLRLVFQAGIDEDGKPILKAKTFGNVNKAVTADQLYQVTQAVVSLSGDELSGAQRMDSLDLLA
- a CDS encoding DUF2922 domain-containing protein, with the translated sequence MAKTLELQFVTEGGNNARLTVDNPKEPIEEAVVKQAMEAIIAAEVFFTSGGKFVTAKGARVIERNVTDYELV
- a CDS encoding YvrJ family protein, with the translated sequence MEQIIPFISEVGFPIVVTLYLLHRIESKLDVVVQSIQNLPERMK
- the pfkB gene encoding 1-phosphofructokinase, producing MITTITLNPSVDRRYMIGEFETGKLFRTSEYAATAGGKGLNVTRVAHCLEAPVIATGLLGGKSGGVIEAELDHAGISHQFLGIEGETRSCIAVLSQDGGQTEILESGPIARNEDVANFLLHYETLLNQTSVVVASGSLMRGMPVDLYARIIELTREKNIPFLLDTSGEALREGIKASPSLIKPNQEELESYAGKSLQNEEDLIAVAKELAEQIPTVVVSLGGEGSLVVHKKQVYRVHLPNVVVKNPVGSGDSMVAGFAVGILRGYDIKKTIAFAAACGTANAMEESTGAVDKDLVAGLMKQIRVVLIE